Proteins from a single region of Aquipuribacter hungaricus:
- a CDS encoding thioredoxin family protein: MLAGRGPGGRRAGPAQLAAELAGQLKLVKVDADLSPEVSRRFEVQAIPTLVLMHHGQVVATQTGAAPVSTLRSWLTEHLPQPDATGADAPWTGEDRR, from the coding sequence GTGCTGGCTGGCCGGGGCCCTGGCGGGCGCCGGGCTGGCCCAGCACAGCTGGCCGCAGAGCTCGCGGGACAGCTGAAGCTGGTCAAGGTCGACGCGGACCTCTCGCCGGAGGTGAGCCGCCGCTTCGAGGTCCAGGCGATCCCCACACTGGTCCTCATGCACCACGGCCAGGTGGTCGCCACGCAGACCGGCGCCGCCCCCGTGAGCACCCTGCGGTCGTGGCTGACCGAGCACCTGCCTCAGCCGGACGCCACCGGGGCGGACGCCCCTTGGACCGGGGAGGACCGGCGATGA
- a CDS encoding UBP-type zinc finger domain-containing protein, translating to MTSVPGRAVPDPHLALVRPVGPPRTAGCEGCLRLGTPWVHLRQCLTCGEVVCCDSSPMRHARAHAATTRHVVVRSIEPGESWRWCYADEQFV from the coding sequence ATGACCTCGGTCCCCGGTCGGGCGGTCCCGGACCCCCACCTCGCGCTGGTCCGGCCGGTAGGGCCGCCCCGGACGGCGGGCTGCGAGGGGTGCCTGCGGCTCGGCACGCCGTGGGTGCACCTGCGGCAGTGCCTGACCTGCGGCGAGGTCGTCTGCTGCGACTCCTCCCCCATGCGCCACGCCCGCGCCCACGCCGCCACGACGAGGCACGTCGTCGTGCGCTCGATCGAGCCCGGTGAGAGCTGGAGGTGGTGCTATGCCGACGAGCAGTTCGTCTGA
- a CDS encoding FAD-dependent oxidoreductase: MPTSSSSEPEVPDLPETPDTTGAYPRLTEEQVLFLVRYGQRKRLGKGTTLFCEGDRDCGLFLLLDGRVQVGQEDHQEGRSRVIAVHGPGRLVGDLSMLTGQVVFVTAVAQTDVEVLEVPFDRLTEAVTHDRALGDLILRAFILRRHIHADLGAGLRIIGSRYSPSTRRPRDFASRNRVPYRWDDLEDDPEAEATLRAFDVSPAQTPVVIWKGRAVLRNPSITELAALLGLRQEAPPRDAYDVVVVGAGPAGLAAAVSAASEGLSTVVLDAIATGGQAGTSSQIENYLGFPAGISGAELADRAVVQARKFGASFTIPGEVGSLDPVDGHFVVGLTDGTQVEAHTVVLATGVRYRRLEVPGMDRLEGPSVYYAATEFEARLCRGDPVTVVGGGNSAGQAALFLARNAAGVDLVVRHDDLDRDMSRYLAERVVAAPRVQLWRSCEVSELHGDLGLQEVVVRNLRTGECRPLASTALFVLIGSEPRTRWLEGVIALDDRGFVLTGGDRGEADQDGAAVFETATPGVFAVGDVRSGSVKRVASAVGEGSIAVRLVYEHLVRTGRR; the protein is encoded by the coding sequence ATGCCGACGAGCAGTTCGTCTGAGCCCGAGGTCCCGGACCTGCCCGAGACCCCCGACACCACCGGCGCCTACCCCCGCCTCACCGAGGAGCAGGTCCTGTTCCTCGTGCGCTACGGCCAGCGGAAGCGGCTGGGGAAGGGGACCACGTTGTTCTGCGAGGGTGACCGCGACTGCGGCCTGTTCCTGCTGCTGGACGGCAGGGTCCAGGTGGGCCAGGAGGACCACCAGGAGGGCCGGTCACGAGTCATCGCGGTCCACGGACCGGGGCGTCTCGTGGGCGACCTGTCGATGCTGACCGGCCAGGTCGTGTTCGTCACCGCCGTCGCCCAGACCGACGTCGAGGTCCTGGAGGTCCCCTTCGACCGGCTCACGGAGGCGGTCACCCACGACCGGGCGCTGGGGGACCTGATCCTGCGGGCCTTCATCCTGCGACGTCACATCCACGCCGACCTCGGCGCCGGGCTCCGGATCATCGGCTCCCGCTACTCGCCCAGCACCCGGCGCCCGAGGGACTTCGCGAGCCGCAACCGCGTCCCGTACCGCTGGGACGACCTAGAGGACGATCCCGAGGCCGAGGCGACCCTGCGGGCGTTCGACGTCTCACCCGCCCAGACCCCTGTCGTCATCTGGAAGGGGCGGGCGGTCCTGCGCAACCCCAGCATCACGGAGCTGGCCGCCCTCCTGGGGCTGCGGCAGGAGGCACCGCCTCGCGACGCCTACGACGTCGTGGTGGTCGGTGCGGGCCCGGCCGGTCTCGCCGCTGCCGTGTCGGCCGCCTCCGAAGGGCTCTCGACGGTCGTGCTGGACGCGATCGCGACGGGAGGCCAGGCGGGGACCTCGTCCCAGATCGAGAACTACCTCGGCTTCCCGGCCGGCATCTCGGGCGCCGAGCTCGCCGACCGGGCGGTCGTCCAGGCCCGCAAGTTCGGCGCCTCGTTCACGATCCCCGGCGAGGTGGGGTCGCTCGACCCCGTCGACGGCCACTTCGTCGTCGGGCTGACCGACGGCACCCAGGTGGAAGCGCACACCGTGGTGCTCGCGACCGGTGTACGGTACCGCCGCCTCGAGGTCCCCGGCATGGACCGGCTCGAGGGGCCCAGCGTCTACTACGCCGCCACCGAGTTCGAGGCACGGCTCTGCCGCGGCGACCCGGTGACGGTCGTCGGCGGCGGGAACTCGGCCGGGCAGGCGGCCCTGTTCCTGGCCCGGAACGCAGCCGGGGTGGACCTCGTCGTCCGCCACGACGACCTGGACCGCGACATGTCCCGCTACCTGGCGGAACGGGTCGTCGCGGCCCCACGGGTACAGCTGTGGCGCAGCTGCGAGGTCTCCGAGCTGCACGGCGACCTCGGGCTCCAGGAGGTCGTCGTCCGCAACCTGCGGACGGGCGAGTGCCGACCCCTCGCCTCGACAGCGCTCTTCGTCCTCATCGGGTCCGAACCCCGCACCCGGTGGCTGGAGGGCGTGATCGCGCTCGACGACAGGGGGTTCGTGCTGACCGGTGGCGACCGGGGTGAGGCCGACCAGGATGGCGCCGCCGTGTTCGAGACCGCGACCCCGGGCGTCTTCGCGGTGGGGGACGTGCGCAGCGGCTCGGTGAAGCGGGTGGCCTCCGCCGTCGGCGAGGGCTCCATCGCCGTGCGCCTGGTGTACGAGCACCTCGTCCGGACCGGTCGACGGTGA
- a CDS encoding antibiotic biosynthesis monooxygenase gives MVTKALLVRLEALPGKESELSEFLEAARAIVMDEAGTVSWFALRFGPSSFGVFDVFPDDEARDAHLAGGVGQALGPNTGVLFSEPQIEKIDILADKIPG, from the coding sequence ATGGTGACCAAAGCCCTCCTCGTGCGTCTAGAGGCCTTGCCAGGTAAAGAGTCGGAGCTCTCCGAGTTCCTCGAGGCTGCACGGGCGATCGTGATGGACGAGGCGGGCACCGTCTCCTGGTTCGCCCTTCGGTTCGGCCCGTCGTCGTTCGGCGTGTTCGACGTGTTCCCCGACGACGAGGCACGCGATGCCCACCTCGCCGGGGGTGTGGGGCAGGCACTAGGGCCCAACACCGGCGTCCTCTTCTCCGAACCCCAGATCGAGAAGATCGACATCCTCGCCGACAAGATCCCGGGGTAG
- a CDS encoding LacI family DNA-binding transcriptional regulator, with the protein MSRTRPPSLKDVAREAGVSFQTVSRVVNHGPRVSVATRDRVLAVIDELGYRRNEAARALKTNRSRTIGVIADASPRFGPVSTLAAVESAARRAGYTALVATMSNPGPQLVTDSFRDFTERGVEGVVVIAPRVSMAQVAQETSPDIPLVMLAPGADTLPGITVFYEDQELGARLAVRHLHQLGHREVAHLAGSQEWLDGRVRLRGWQTELEARDLPAGPVRFGDWSGDSAYRIGQEMLAEGLPTAIFVASDLMALGFVRALSEAGASVPRDISVVGFDDNEFAPHTNPPLTTVRQSFATVGTRCMEILLGLIEGHEVDTTPAAPQLIVRQSTAPR; encoded by the coding sequence ATGTCCAGGACAAGGCCCCCGTCGTTGAAGGACGTCGCCCGCGAGGCGGGCGTCTCGTTCCAGACGGTCTCCCGTGTGGTCAACCACGGGCCGAGGGTCTCCGTCGCCACCCGGGACCGCGTGCTCGCGGTGATCGACGAGCTGGGCTACCGCCGCAACGAAGCGGCGCGGGCCCTCAAGACGAACCGCTCTCGCACGATCGGGGTCATCGCCGACGCCTCACCTCGGTTCGGGCCCGTGAGCACCCTCGCCGCCGTGGAGTCCGCGGCCCGTCGCGCGGGCTACACCGCGCTCGTCGCCACGATGAGCAACCCCGGCCCGCAGCTGGTCACCGACTCCTTCCGCGACTTCACGGAGCGCGGCGTCGAGGGGGTGGTCGTCATCGCCCCGCGCGTGTCGATGGCCCAGGTCGCCCAGGAGACCTCGCCGGACATCCCGCTGGTGATGCTGGCACCGGGGGCGGACACGCTGCCCGGCATCACGGTGTTCTACGAGGACCAGGAGCTGGGCGCCCGGCTCGCCGTACGCCACCTGCACCAGCTGGGTCACCGAGAAGTCGCCCACCTCGCCGGAAGCCAGGAATGGCTCGACGGGCGTGTCCGCCTGCGGGGCTGGCAGACCGAGCTCGAGGCCAGGGACCTCCCGGCCGGGCCGGTGCGGTTCGGGGACTGGTCGGGGGACAGCGCCTACCGGATCGGTCAGGAGATGCTGGCCGAGGGCCTCCCCACCGCGATCTTCGTCGCCTCCGATCTCATGGCCCTCGGCTTCGTGCGCGCGCTGAGCGAGGCCGGCGCCTCGGTGCCCCGGGACATCTCGGTGGTGGGTTTCGACGACAACGAGTTCGCGCCCCACACGAACCCGCCGCTGACGACCGTCCGGCAGTCCTTCGCGACCGTCGGGACCCGGTGCATGGAGATCCTCCTCGGCCTCATCGAAGGGCACGAGGTCGACACCACCCCGGCCGCGCCCCAGCTGATTGTGCGTCAGAGCACCGCGCCCCGCTGA
- a CDS encoding sugar phosphate isomerase/epimerase family protein, whose translation MRVACHTITWGGVLGAPTGVTSIKDLHYLSHGSITEAVREIGAVGYEGAEVFDGNLAAIADDPQPFLDTLAASGVELVSVYSGANFVYADVLPDEMARLRRACVLARRFGASRLVVGGGARRAAGTPDEDYDRLGAALDQVADLAEEHGLEASYHPHLSTIVESPDELDRIMARTRIGFCPDTAHLAAGGGDPAALIRRYPGRLAHVHLKDIDLATGAFLPLGQGDLDLEDVVRAVVESGYDSWLVVELDSTDGTPADAAALSHAYLTDLLSRVTS comes from the coding sequence ATGCGAGTCGCCTGCCACACCATCACCTGGGGCGGGGTCTTGGGAGCCCCGACCGGGGTCACCAGCATCAAGGACCTCCACTACCTCTCGCACGGCTCGATCACCGAGGCCGTCCGCGAGATCGGCGCCGTCGGTTACGAGGGCGCGGAGGTGTTCGACGGCAACCTCGCCGCGATCGCCGACGACCCGCAGCCGTTCCTCGACACGCTCGCCGCCAGCGGCGTCGAGCTCGTCAGCGTCTACTCCGGCGCCAACTTCGTCTACGCCGACGTCCTTCCGGACGAGATGGCCCGGCTGCGCCGCGCGTGCGTGCTGGCCCGCCGGTTCGGGGCCTCACGCCTCGTCGTCGGCGGTGGCGCCCGACGCGCCGCAGGCACCCCGGACGAGGACTACGACCGTCTCGGAGCCGCGCTCGACCAGGTCGCCGACCTCGCCGAGGAGCACGGGCTCGAGGCCAGCTATCACCCCCACCTGTCGACGATCGTCGAGTCCCCGGACGAGCTCGACCGGATCATGGCCCGCACCCGGATCGGCTTCTGCCCCGACACCGCCCACCTCGCCGCCGGTGGCGGTGACCCCGCCGCGCTGATCCGTCGGTACCCCGGGCGTCTCGCCCACGTCCACCTCAAGGACATCGACCTGGCCACCGGGGCCTTCCTGCCCCTCGGGCAGGGCGACCTCGACCTCGAGGACGTCGTGCGCGCGGTCGTCGAGTCCGGCTACGACAGCTGGCTCGTCGTCGAGCTCGACTCCACCGACGGCACGCCGGCGGACGCCGCCGCCCTCAGCCACGCGTACCTCACCGACCTGCTCTCCCGCGTCACGTCCTGA
- a CDS encoding substrate-binding domain-containing protein, whose protein sequence is MPRPASPGPLTAGIRSLAVPAALCLALTSCTAAGGGASDPGGDVDQAFLDQVDAALAEVESQVLSTGPNGEEPESADAAELTDEQVEEVKALGASAAVVMHYAGDDWSTSQIKGLEDEFGRLGIEVVAVTDADFDPAQQVSDIENVMTQQPDVIVSLPTDPVATAGAYRAAAEAGVELVFMDNVPEGFVAGEDYASAVSADNFGNGVISAHLMARSLGGEGTIGVVFHEADFFVTQQRYDGFRQTIEEVYPDIEIVEEQGIAGPDFAGDAQTAANAMLSQNPTLDGLWAVWDVPAEGVLAAARAAGRDDLKVATQDLGLNVGISLAQDENVIGLGAQRPYEQGVTEARLAALALLGEATPAYVALPSLGVTHENVLEAWETVYAEEAPSDLADSYVD, encoded by the coding sequence ATGCCCAGACCAGCCTCGCCCGGCCCCCTCACCGCCGGCATCCGGTCGCTCGCGGTCCCCGCTGCGCTCTGCCTGGCCCTCACCTCCTGCACCGCCGCGGGCGGAGGCGCCTCCGACCCCGGCGGCGACGTCGACCAGGCGTTCCTCGACCAGGTCGACGCGGCGCTCGCCGAGGTGGAGTCGCAGGTGCTGAGCACCGGCCCGAACGGGGAGGAGCCCGAGTCCGCGGACGCCGCCGAGCTCACCGACGAGCAGGTCGAGGAGGTGAAGGCGCTGGGCGCCAGCGCCGCCGTGGTCATGCACTACGCGGGCGACGACTGGTCCACCTCCCAGATCAAGGGGCTCGAGGACGAGTTCGGACGCCTCGGCATCGAGGTCGTCGCCGTCACCGACGCCGACTTCGACCCGGCCCAGCAGGTGTCCGACATCGAGAACGTGATGACCCAGCAGCCCGACGTCATCGTCTCCCTGCCCACCGACCCGGTGGCGACCGCCGGCGCCTACCGTGCGGCCGCGGAGGCCGGCGTGGAGCTCGTCTTCATGGACAACGTCCCGGAGGGCTTCGTCGCCGGCGAGGACTACGCCTCCGCGGTCTCGGCCGATAACTTCGGCAACGGCGTCATCTCGGCGCACCTGATGGCCCGCTCCCTCGGCGGCGAGGGCACGATCGGCGTGGTCTTCCACGAGGCCGACTTCTTCGTGACCCAGCAGCGCTACGACGGCTTCCGCCAGACCATCGAGGAGGTCTACCCGGACATCGAGATCGTCGAGGAGCAGGGCATCGCCGGCCCCGACTTCGCCGGCGACGCCCAGACGGCGGCGAACGCCATGCTCAGCCAGAACCCGACGCTGGACGGGCTGTGGGCGGTGTGGGACGTGCCGGCCGAGGGCGTGCTGGCCGCCGCCCGGGCCGCCGGCCGCGACGACCTCAAGGTCGCGACCCAGGACCTCGGGCTGAACGTCGGCATCTCCCTGGCCCAGGACGAGAACGTCATCGGGCTCGGCGCCCAGCGGCCCTACGAGCAGGGCGTCACCGAGGCACGCCTGGCCGCGCTCGCCCTTCTCGGCGAGGCCACCCCCGCCTACGTCGCCCTGCCCTCGCTCGGCGTCACCCACGAGAACGTCCTCGAGGCGTGGGAGACGGTCTATGCGGAGGAGGCACCCTCCGACCTCGCCGACTCCTACGTCGACTGA